In one Vanessa tameamea isolate UH-Manoa-2023 chromosome 10, ilVanTame1 primary haplotype, whole genome shotgun sequence genomic region, the following are encoded:
- the LOC113396154 gene encoding carotenoid isomerooxygenase-like gives MVECKTKFYPNCDGNVWLRSCEVEVTDPLDGLITGEFPSWLQGTLLRNGPGSLKVGSMRFQHLFDSSALLHRFYIHHGHVTYQCRFLQSNTYKKNHAANRIVVAEFGTAAVPDPCHTIFHRIAALFKPGESISDNAMISLYPFGDEIYAFTEGPVIHRIDPVTLDTMERKNLSESVALVNHTSHPHVTSSGDVYNVGMSVVRGRLRHVVVKFPFTEKGDMFAEAHIVASLMPRLSMNPAYMHTFGVTENYFVILEQPLSVSLVGLVKGQLTNQPLSSSLHWYPEQETHIVLLGRKSGKEERRYRTETLFFLHIINCFERDGNVVVDVCAYKDAKVIDAMYIHAIESMQSNADYAEWFRGRPKRLEMSLAAPPLTRVEPKLLADLGCETPRIHYDLHNGRAYRYFYAISSDVDAENPGSIIKVDTVTGETKSWWDKDCYPSEPIFVPSPQAKEEDEGVVLSALVSGADECEVCLLLLDARELRERARAYFRTPSPAPKCLHGWFLPQAVNERLLTL, from the exons ATGGTGGAGTGCAAAACGAAGTTTTACCCAAACTGTGACGGCAACGTCTGGTTGAGATCCTGCGAGGTGGAAGTGACTGATCCTCTCGATGGTCTGATTACTG GAGAATTTCCATCGTGGCTGCAAGGCACTCTGCTGAGGAACGGGCCCGGATCGCTTAAAGTCGGTTCCATGAGGTTTCAGCATTTGTTTGACAGTTCCGCTCTGCTGCACAG ATTTTACATTCACCACGGTCACGTGACCTATCAATGCCGCTTCCTACAATCGAACACGTATAAGAAGAATCACGCCGCGAATCGCATCGTGGTCGCCGAGTTCGGCACCGCGGCTGTGCCTGATCCTTGTCACACTATTTTCCATAG gaTAGCTGCACTGTTCAAGCCAGGAGAGTCCATTTCAGATAATGCAATGATTTCACTTTATCCCTTCGGAGATGAAATATACGCCTTTACGGAAGGACCAGTCATTCATAG AATTGATCCTGTAACACTTGATACAATGGAAAGGAAAAATTTATCGGAAAGTGTAGCTCTTGTCAACCACACTTCCCACCCTCATGTCACGTCCAGCG GTGATGTTTACAATGTCGGTATGTCCGTCGTGCGAGGTCGATTACGACACGTGGTTGTTAAATTTCCCTTCACTGAAAaag GAGATATGTTCGCAGAAGCGCATATCGTCGCCAGCTTGATGCCGCGTTTGTCGATGAATCCGGCATACATGCACACGTTCG gAGTCACGGAGAATTACTTCGTGATACTGGAGCAACCGTTGTCAGTGtctctcgttggtctagtaaaGGGTCAATTAACGAACCAGCCTCTTTCTTCGAGTCTGCACTGGTATCCGGAACAAGAG ACTCACATTGTATTATTAGGTAGGAAAAGCGGCAAGGAAGAAAGAAGGTATCGAACGGAGACGCTGTTTTTCCtgcatataataaattgttttgagaGAGATGGTAACGTTGTGGTCGACGTCTGCGCCTACAAAGACGCTAAAGTTATAGACGCGATGTATATTCATGCTATTGAA TCAATGCAAAGTAATGCTGATTACGCTGAATGGTTTCGCGGAAGACCTAAGCGTCTCGAGATGAGCCTGGCCGCCCCTCCGCTGACTAGAGTGGAACCTAAGCTGCTGGCGGATCTAGGTTGCGAAACCCCTAGAATACACTACGATTTGCATAATG gccGAGCATATAGATATTTCTATGCCATCAGTTCCGATGTGGACGCTGAAAATCCTGGATCG ATTATCAAGGTGGATACAGTGACAGGCGAAACGAAGTCGTGGTGGGACAAAGACTGCTACCCCAGTGAACCAATTTTTGTCCCCAGTCCTCAGGCTAAG GAGGAAGACGAGGGCGTGGTGCTGAGCGCGCTGGTGTCGGGCGCGGACGAGTGCGAGGTGTGCCTGCTGCTGCTGGACGCGCGCGAGCTGCGGGAGCGGGCGCGCGCGTACTTCCGCACGCCCTCGCCCGCGCCCAAGTGTCTGCACGGCTGGTTCCTGCCGCAAGCCGTGAATGAGCGATTACTTACACTGTAA